In a single window of the Fibrobacter sp. UWH4 genome:
- a CDS encoding C25 family cysteine peptidase → MKSFLAFLVLALVVVTPSFARVVEDSRSRFVLEDMVYESTVHGCDSLDSRGGKFVPEGAAYLDGNSMPFRYYRVALPTKDRPEVSVKDISTVSLGKPLCKEGPMGRTDSLRFMPVDVSTPFFRDGLWMTDIRVPLYVRNGSSVSLRKKFKISVTFQGSANGVNPGKRAVSRVLNERGASRFGVSRSGAMKALRKEASSSASDVNFIASIQVGDKNVATFSEDGLYAVDFKTIRTALLLLQRQSDLDGIPVERLCLYGASPDTLADMAPGEADRIPNRIFEIPIEIRDHTPGNNSSSPDGIFNEGDTLVFVGYGNAFWKRCDREDKFFMNGKMDYFHSYSPYSFYQNFLFGYKDTGKGLRLSDMVKTPSGQGKDVKWMRYVRTEKEALLRDSYFGKSLDWEMATGKEWFWMWHSRFDSTTVSVNMTETSRLPGLVSGGKEYVAISYFPYRSIFSGTAVVLNDQVKKMDFASLGYESRMESIRFAFDVNGNTVNRLDMTLMPGGNFRMDSPGLVESGNQYTLTMLPNDLQYDRFDGYTVAYQWTPVVDSAEWLLPGNVSGVVNVPAPSGTRIMKFVDLRPVGLLSVSGGVAKDSVSSDEDVRYLAVREGVYRSGLKVEPLPIHNDGVLKDLSRPNSKLEYLIIAPDEFLEPAVALASFRSGGSSVQSFATSVVSAQDIYRSYTGGRVSPIAIRNYISYVYSVCPNLQYVLLAGGGHYDYRGITGRLGTSYIPPFEKEDAVVEDFFGILDSGEVCQYGKYDLDIAVGRLPVNSVTEFAQYIKKAKDYDSVGVMDYSDWRSSLLFAADDAVNSGHTDGDPHTRYQETVARMIDSLSVERGYRWNMKKVYLLDYVEDAAGQKKDAAETLLDFLNQGALFSVYFGHGSKTDWASEGLLKPSYLSKINNEGRYTILGSFSCTVGRFDEGDGRSLSEEFLLAPSAGSINSVGASRETFATYNVAFGTELLEEALLRESSTIGLAFLNAKRNTTGLEYNRQRYNNERYVLMGEPVVRMPRSELKVTLDSTLDTIKALDKMRLSGTVSGMDDGYVDLVLREGRIEKVLDLQVASSQTDGNDSMMIFYDGPLVYSEKVPVKSGRFETEFVTPRKISSGDSAAEFSAWAYSNNSGSVGRLWLRNLSIGGLSEFAADLHDTVPPNIQIQSCYMGNNVTSFADGETVKLQTPACLQVIIEDSTALDFREQADEGISFEVVGVQDPFHPWPYLEQNSKRAKLRMNFTAEQYPAGTYVFRVRAMDVLDNVQIKTVNVEITDNMEAGLADVFNAPNPMGKKGTTFYFKNLVMDPDMSKVNIFIYNQNGKLVKVLKDVVSGVMHWDGRDNHGRPLANGLYHYVVRSEVSSKATSGKKTWTKKQKLLISR, encoded by the coding sequence GTGAAGTCCTTTTTAGCATTCCTAGTCCTGGCGCTTGTCGTCGTTACGCCTTCTTTTGCCCGCGTCGTAGAAGATTCACGTTCGCGATTTGTCCTAGAAGATATGGTCTATGAATCGACGGTCCATGGCTGCGATTCATTGGATTCTCGTGGTGGAAAGTTTGTCCCCGAAGGGGCCGCTTACCTAGACGGCAACTCGATGCCTTTCCGCTATTACCGCGTGGCGCTTCCGACAAAGGATCGTCCCGAAGTTTCAGTAAAGGATATCTCGACGGTGTCCCTGGGAAAACCCCTGTGTAAGGAAGGCCCCATGGGAAGAACGGATTCGCTCCGTTTTATGCCGGTCGATGTCTCTACGCCCTTCTTTAGGGATGGCTTGTGGATGACCGATATCCGTGTTCCGCTGTATGTGCGTAACGGCTCGTCTGTTTCGCTCCGCAAGAAGTTCAAGATCAGCGTTACCTTCCAGGGGAGTGCAAACGGCGTGAATCCCGGCAAGCGAGCCGTGTCCAGGGTGCTGAACGAAAGAGGCGCCTCCCGTTTTGGCGTGTCGCGTTCCGGCGCGATGAAAGCCTTGAGGAAAGAAGCGAGCAGTTCTGCTTCGGACGTTAATTTTATCGCATCGATCCAGGTGGGCGACAAGAATGTGGCGACCTTCAGCGAAGATGGCCTGTATGCGGTGGATTTCAAGACGATCCGCACCGCCTTGCTGCTTTTGCAACGCCAAAGCGACTTGGACGGAATTCCCGTAGAACGCCTCTGTCTTTACGGGGCTTCTCCGGACACTCTTGCCGATATGGCTCCCGGCGAAGCGGACCGCATTCCCAACCGCATCTTTGAAATTCCGATCGAGATTCGTGACCATACTCCGGGCAACAATTCAAGTTCTCCCGACGGTATTTTCAATGAAGGCGATACGCTTGTCTTTGTCGGGTACGGCAATGCTTTCTGGAAACGTTGCGACCGTGAAGACAAATTCTTTATGAACGGCAAGATGGATTACTTCCATTCGTATTCGCCTTATTCCTTCTATCAGAATTTCCTGTTCGGCTACAAGGATACCGGCAAGGGACTTCGCCTGAGCGATATGGTGAAGACGCCTTCTGGACAAGGGAAAGATGTCAAGTGGATGCGCTATGTCCGCACCGAAAAGGAAGCCCTTTTGCGGGATTCCTATTTCGGAAAGTCGCTGGACTGGGAAATGGCGACGGGTAAGGAATGGTTCTGGATGTGGCATAGTCGATTCGATTCGACGACGGTGTCTGTGAACATGACCGAAACTTCCCGCCTTCCGGGGCTTGTTTCCGGAGGGAAGGAATATGTGGCGATTTCCTATTTTCCGTATCGTTCGATCTTTTCGGGAACGGCCGTCGTGCTCAATGACCAGGTCAAGAAAATGGATTTTGCGAGTTTAGGTTACGAATCAAGAATGGAGTCAATCCGTTTTGCGTTCGATGTCAACGGGAATACCGTAAACCGGCTCGACATGACGCTGATGCCGGGCGGTAATTTCAGAATGGATTCTCCGGGCCTAGTTGAATCCGGAAACCAGTATACGCTGACCATGCTCCCGAATGACCTTCAGTACGACCGTTTTGACGGCTATACCGTGGCGTACCAGTGGACTCCCGTTGTCGATTCTGCGGAATGGCTGTTGCCGGGAAACGTTTCCGGCGTTGTCAATGTGCCGGCCCCTTCGGGAACGCGGATCATGAAGTTCGTGGACTTGCGCCCCGTCGGTTTGCTTTCGGTATCGGGTGGCGTGGCTAAGGACAGTGTCTCGTCGGACGAGGATGTGCGTTACCTTGCCGTGCGCGAAGGCGTCTACCGTTCGGGCTTGAAGGTCGAACCCTTGCCGATCCATAACGATGGCGTGCTTAAGGATTTGAGTCGTCCGAATTCCAAGCTGGAGTACCTGATTATCGCTCCGGATGAATTCCTGGAACCTGCGGTCGCGTTGGCGTCCTTCCGTTCTGGCGGGTCGTCGGTGCAGTCCTTTGCGACCTCGGTCGTTTCGGCGCAGGACATTTATCGTTCCTATACGGGTGGCCGTGTGTCGCCGATAGCGATTCGCAATTACATTTCTTACGTGTACTCCGTTTGTCCAAATTTGCAGTACGTGCTTTTGGCGGGTGGAGGCCATTACGATTATAGGGGCATTACCGGACGCTTGGGAACATCTTACATTCCTCCGTTTGAAAAGGAAGATGCTGTTGTCGAGGACTTTTTCGGAATTCTTGATTCGGGAGAAGTCTGCCAGTATGGCAAATATGATTTGGATATTGCGGTGGGTCGTTTGCCGGTGAATTCGGTGACCGAATTCGCGCAGTATATCAAGAAGGCCAAGGATTACGATTCCGTCGGAGTCATGGACTATTCGGACTGGAGATCCTCTTTGCTGTTTGCGGCAGATGATGCTGTAAATAGCGGGCACACGGACGGTGACCCGCATACGCGTTACCAGGAAACGGTGGCGCGCATGATCGACAGCCTTTCTGTGGAACGGGGCTACCGTTGGAACATGAAAAAGGTCTACTTGTTGGATTATGTGGAAGACGCTGCGGGGCAAAAGAAGGATGCGGCTGAAACCTTGCTGGATTTCTTGAATCAGGGAGCCTTGTTCTCGGTCTATTTTGGGCACGGATCCAAGACGGACTGGGCTAGCGAAGGTCTTCTGAAGCCAAGCTACCTTTCGAAAATCAACAACGAAGGGCGCTATACGATTCTTGGATCGTTCTCCTGTACGGTGGGGCGTTTTGACGAAGGAGATGGCCGTTCGCTTTCCGAGGAATTCCTGTTGGCGCCCAGTGCCGGTTCTATCAATTCGGTGGGGGCGAGCCGCGAAACTTTTGCGACGTATAATGTGGCTTTTGGAACGGAACTGCTCGAAGAAGCCCTGCTGCGGGAATCGTCTACAATCGGCCTTGCTTTCTTGAATGCCAAGAGGAATACGACGGGGCTCGAGTACAACAGGCAACGCTACAACAACGAACGCTACGTGCTCATGGGTGAACCCGTTGTCCGTATGCCCCGCAGCGAACTGAAGGTGACTCTCGATTCTACCCTAGATACTATCAAGGCTCTCGACAAGATGCGTCTGTCGGGAACCGTGTCGGGGATGGATGACGGCTATGTTGACCTGGTCTTGCGCGAAGGCCGCATCGAGAAAGTCTTGGATTTGCAGGTTGCCAGTTCCCAAACGGACGGTAACGATTCGATGATGATTTTCTACGACGGACCGCTGGTGTACTCCGAAAAGGTTCCCGTGAAGTCGGGACGTTTCGAAACGGAATTCGTGACGCCGCGAAAGATTTCTTCGGGCGATTCGGCGGCAGAATTCAGTGCCTGGGCGTATTCCAATAACAGCGGCAGTGTAGGACGCCTATGGTTGCGGAATCTGAGTATCGGAGGACTTTCTGAGTTTGCTGCCGATCTTCACGATACGGTTCCGCCGAACATTCAGATTCAGTCCTGCTACATGGGGAACAACGTGACTTCCTTTGCTGATGGTGAAACTGTCAAGTTGCAGACTCCCGCGTGCCTGCAGGTGATTATCGAAGATTCTACTGCGCTTGATTTCAGGGAACAGGCCGACGAGGGAATTTCTTTCGAAGTGGTCGGAGTGCAGGATCCGTTCCATCCGTGGCCGTACCTGGAACAGAATTCCAAGCGCGCCAAGTTGCGCATGAACTTTACCGCGGAACAGTATCCGGCGGGAACGTACGTGTTCCGCGTCCGCGCCATGGATGTACTTGACAACGTCCAAATTAAGACCGTGAATGTCGAAATCACCGACAATATGGAAGCGGGCCTT